AAAAACCTTTGATTGAAGAAATTGCTGATCAGCCAGATGGACGAACTTTCCTCTAGTTCTTGTCATCGCAACATTAATTAATCGTTCACTATCCTTACCAATTAAAAGCATCCCAGGTCGTTCCTGCGGATAACTGTCGACGGTATCAAATACCATAACATCTCTTTCACTTCCTTGAAATCTGTGAACTGTTGCAGAAATAATATCCGACTCCATTCGTTCCACTGAATATACATCATTTAGCAACATGTCCATTAAAGCTGCCTGAGCACGGTAAGGTGTAACATATCCAATTGACCTTGCTCCTGCTAAGAATGACTCATGGATTACTTGAAATGATAAAAGTAAATGCCAAAGGTTATATCGTGAATTTGATGTTTTTTCACGCATACTGTACATTCCACTAAAACTGCTATCCAACAATATGGAGGAACGATTTGAAAATGGTTCTCTTTCTACTATTGAATGTCTAGCCGATTTCACACTTTCGTGATCACCAACAAGATCGTGATAAATGTACTTGTTGGTGAATGAAGAGATATCCGGATGCATTCTTCTTTGTTCTTTTAAAAGAAAAAGATGAGGATGTAAAGTACTATTTGGATCATTAAGCCAATCAACTACACCTGCTTTATGAAAAATATCGTTCCTTAGCCATTCATCAACAAGAGCATGTTTTGCAGAAGCGATGGGAGGGAGCTGTTTAAAATCTCCACAAATGATGACTCTGCGACCTAGAGTTGCCGCAAAAGCAATTTGAGGAATATAGGCCATACTTGCTTCATCAATTATGACAAGATCATAGTCTTTTTCATAAATACTCGGATCGTTCGCAGCCTTTGATAATGTTGTTCCTACAATATTGGCATCCTTAACAAGCTCAATTTCCTTTTGTCTTATTTTTTCTAAAACTGTCGCTAATTTACGTTCAATTTCAAGCAATTGTTCAGAATCCCTTTGACTATAGGATTGTGAAAGAGTTTGTTTCATTCCTCTTCTATGTTCATGCAAATCATTTCTTTGTTTTGCTAATTCCGGGTGCCTTTTATGAATCAGCTCCAATGTTGTTAGGTCATCGTTTGATGTAATCGATGTTTGCGATCCATAACGAAGCAAATCACCTTCTCGAAAATGGCCCTTTTTATGAATAAAATGAGAAATTTCCATCATAAGCACGTCAACTGCTTGATTACTTTGGGACAGAACTAATACTCGATCGCCTTTAACATATTTATTTCCTGCTACCCTGCTCAATGTATAGGTTTTACCTGTACCAGGGGGACCCCAAACAAATGTAACAGGATTATATTTGCTTCTTAAAACAAGTTCATGAACAGCTGATTTTATTTTTTCGGTAGGGTGCTTAGGAGCATTAGATGGATTCATCAATCTTTTCATTCGTGCTTTCTTCCGCTTACTTTCTTTTATTTCATCAAATCTTTCATGTAGTTGATCTAACAACTCCCATGGATCATGAAGTAAAAAGAGCTCGGAAGGTTCATGTCCAAGGGATTCCTCCAAGGATAAGATTACACTTTTCCCCTCTGATGAAAGAACTTTACCGTTCACTGTTCTTTTTCCAAATTCGACTTTAATTGAAGAGCCTATTGGCACTCGAATGGGTAAAGTGGTTTCAAAATAATAAGTAAATGACCCATCGTTTGACATCAGTTGACCATCTTTTAATGCGTATCTCGTACTTCCATATTTCTTTAGATGCATGATTTCCACACGGATTGCCTTTTGCCATGTTTTTATATAATAATTGGTAGATTTCATGTTTATAACGTCCTTATCGTTTTTCTGACAGTTTTCACCGAAACAAACTATACCATGATCGAGTTTGAAAAGCGAATATCTTTAAAATAAAAAAAGGACCAAAATTGGTCCCTTAAACACGAGTCTTATCTTATACCAACATATCCTTTGAATGGTTGGTACATGTGCATTCAGTTAAGCTGTAACCTGTAACTTGAAATCCATTTTTTTGTAAGAAGCGAACGCCCATGTTTTTTTCAAGTTGACTTCCGGCAATAAGATGTACTCTTTTATTAGGAATTTCATGAAAGTATCTTCTTAAATATGCAATAGGTATAACAATTGAATCGAAATTTTTCATCGTTGACAAATTATTATAATCTCTTACATCCACAACTTGACTAGATTGATCATGATGATCTATATCTACACAAGGTACATTCTTAATAGAAATTGACCTTTTTAAAAAACTTCCGATTAACACGATAAGAATAATACCAGCTATGAGATAAAGCATCTCCCTTCCCCCTCTAAGAAGTAAATGACAATGTTATTAACTTATATAAATATAGATGCTTTTAGATGGTTTTATCAAGTAATTGGATTTGAATCTGATCATTTTTTTATAGCTAGCTAGTTAGCTTGCTGCAGCTTACAGTTTCAGGCATTTACCTTACTTATATGAAAGATACCCCTACTTGTTAAGTTGATCTAAAATTGGGTACAGCTCTTCAAGATGAGTGATTTCAAAGTCTGGTTGTACTTCGTTACGTTCTTTGTTATGGCGATTAATCCAAACAGATTTCATTCCAACTCTTGATGCACCTAAAATATCTGTCATAAGATTATCTCCTACCATTATTGCCTCATCTTTTGAAAGATTCATTTTTTCTAATGCATGCTCAAAAATAGTTGGATCAGGTTTTCCTCTTCCAAAAGCACCGGAAATAATAATTTGCTCAAAGTAAGGAACAAGCTCTGGAGTAATTTCTAATTTAGTATTTTGTAAGTCTGGAGAACCGTTTGTTAACAAAAGAAGACGGTAAGATTCCTTTAACTTGTCCAACACTTGAAAAGATTCATCATAAACAAAAGGTTTTTTTCTTCTTTGTGCTGGAAATTCTTCAGCTAGTGTTGCTCCATAGTCAGGATCATCAATTCCACATGCTTTTAAGCCTCTTGTCCATGCTTCTTTCCGATATGTGGGAACGATTTCTTTCATCTTGCGAAAATTCTCTTCATCGTCTAAAAAGTTACCCCAAAGACCTTCAAACGGGTTGATTCCGATCATTTGCGTAAAATCATATGTTTCGTATGAGGAATAAAGCTCCCTCGCTTCGTTTCGAACAGCTTCTTCAAGCTTTTCAGAATGTATTCCATATTTTTGTTCGGCTAATTGACATGTCGCAACAAAAGCTTCCTTTACACTTTTTTGATCCCATAATAACGTATCATCTAAATCAAAGAAAATAGCTTTAATCATGTTTGTCCCCCTAGAATCTATGTATTTTTATATTTAAAAACTCTTACTATTCAAACAATAGCTTACAGAGATTTGATTAATATGTAAATAGTACCTGAGAAAATCCTTTTATGAAATAGTCAAAACAGCAAAAAAACCGCTCTTCTAGCGAGCAGTTTTTGGTTAAAATTAAATTTATACGGATTGTTTCTTTATTTCATCTCGATCTTCATTAGAAATAATTTCCCTTAAAATATAAAAATAAATGCGGAACATTTCTTCAATTGCTGCTTCTATTTCTTCATTTTCACTGTTTTTTAATCTCTTTTTTAATGCATCATAAACAGATTGTTTATTGTGTCCACGCATTGCGATGATAAAGGGAAAACCGAATTTCTTTATATATTTATTATGATAAGCAATAAATTTTTTATATTCTCTAGATGTTAAAGATCTAAATCCCGATTGCTTGCTTACTTGATTGTAAGGGTTTTGACCTCGAATTGTTTCAATAAAATCTGGAAGAGTTTGAAGTAGGGCAACTCTTTCTTCAATAGTATATTTTTTTACACGTTTTTTCATTGCATGATGAAGAAATTGATAAGAGGGAAAAGGTCTTAATTCGGATACCTGTTCGGCGATAGAATGCTCAAAAATCCAACGAAAAGTTGAAACAAATTCCTCAAGTGTAAGCACATTCGCATCATGAATTGTCATCACTAGATATCACTCTCCATTAAAGATTTTTATCTTACTGAATTTCTTCTTTTTTGTTTACCACCTCTCTGTAACGTTGAACAGCTCTAATGATTCCTGTGTAACCAGTACACCGACAAAGATTGCCTGATAAATGTTCAAAAACCTCCTCATCTGTTGGCTGCTGATTTTGCTCTAATAAATCCTTTAGCGCTATGATCATTCCTGGAGTACAATATCCACATTGAAGTCCACCTTCTTCAAGAAATGCCTGCTGAATAGGATGAAGTGATTGATGTGATACATGTTCAATTGTTTCTATTGTTGAAAGCTGTATCTGATAGGCCATAACTAAGCAAGAATTTACAACTTTTCCATTCAGTAATACGGAGCATGCTCCACACCTTCCGATTTCACAGGATATTTTAGTGCCTGTTAATTGTAAATCTGTTCTTAAAATATCGACTAACCGATAAGTTGGCGGTACGGTTAAGTGATACGGTTGACCATTTAATTCAAAAGTAAGATCTATTTTATTTTCCACTTTTGCCTTTTTCATTGACGCACCTCCTACTACTTTTCGACAAAGGCGTTAATCGTTAATGCATCTAAAACTTCCTCAGAAGAAACTGGGAGATTCTTCACCCATAATCCACATGCATCATGAATAGCAGCAGTTACAGCAGGTGCAATTGCAACAGTACCAATTTCACCAACACCTCTTGGACCAAATACATCTCCCTCCATTAAAGACTCGTCAACAAACACCTTCATTTCTTTTGGAATATCTTTTATGGTTGGAATGAGATACGAATCAAGATTTTGTGTATGATAGCGACCATTTTCCATCACTGAATCTTCATTTATTGTAAAACCAAGCCCCATAACTGCCCCGCCTTCAATCTGCCCTAAATAACCTAGTGGATTCACTACTGGCCCCGCAGCCACACAATGGTCCATTTTTGTTACCTTTACCCTCCCTGTCAGCTGGTCGATTTCTACCTCAGCTGCAACTGCGGCAAAGGAGTATAAATAATGTCCCCCTATTACTGCATCTGGGGTTGTTGGAAAATGAAATTGCGTATGAAAAATGGGAAGTTTATCAGATAAATAGTTTGCTAAATCATAATAACTGATTATAAGTTGATCAATTTTTCCTTTCCGCCAAATTCCTTTTCCCCCTAAATACAGAAGATCACGCGTCGTATCTGTGTAAGAGGCTGCCTCATCTAATATTTTATTTAAAAACGGTTCTTTTAGCTTTTGGATGCCATTCCAAATCATATTTGTTGAACGAGATGCTGTTGAGGAACCTGAAGAAGGAACGAGATCTGTGTCACCTATCACAATCTTTAAATCTTCTTTTCTACACCCTAAAGCTTCCATCATCATAATTTCGATTGAACCCAATAATCCTTGGCCAAATTCTTCAAATCCGAAAGCAATTTCAATTTCCCCATCCTTGGTTAAAGAAAGGCGAGCACCTGAAGGATCAGGTCGACCAAAGCCAAGACCCCCACCATGCATAGTGATTGCCACGCCTCTACCTTTCACATTTAGAGGCTCTGTTTTTAAAGGCTGCGTTAATATTGGAGATTTTTTAATCATAGTTAAAACACTTCTAGCTCCATCATTCTTTACTATTCGTTGTCCTAGCGGCCCGGGATCATCTGCTTTTCTAAGATTTTGTTCTCTAAATACTAATGGATTAATTTGTAACAACTCGGCTAGTCTATCCATTTGTGACTCTAATGCAAAGGTAACTTGGTTTCCTCCGAATCCACGATATTCACCTGACACTCCATTATTAGTAAACACAGAGACCCCTTCAATATCAACATATGGAATGATATAAGGACCGGTTGAATGCTCAACTGCGAAGTCTAAAACAGCTGGTCCAAGTGTTGCATATGCCCCTGTGTCTGCAACAATTCGAACTATGTGTCCTACTAGTTTTCCTTCTTCGTTCGCCCCTGTTGTCATGGTCATCTTCATAGGATGTCGTTTAATACCAGCTCTTACTGATTCCGTTCTCTTATTATGGAGCTTTACTGGTTTTTTTGTTTTAATAGCTAACAAAGCCGCATATGGTTGGATATTTAACTCATCTTTCCCACCGAAGGAACCACCAATTGGACTTGATATCACACGAATATTACTTTCAGGTATAGATAAGATTCTAGCTAGCTGCATCCGGTCTTTAAAACCGTGTTGTGTTGCTGCATAAACCGTTAATTTACCATCATTCTCTGGAACAACAACTCCTCCCTCTGTTTCCATATATGCATGCATTTGTCTTGGAGTTTCATAGGTTTCCTCAACAATGTAAGGACATTTTTTGAGTTCATCTAAAACATATTCACTGTTCTTGTACCCTGCACGATGCAAGACATTTCCTGCAGGATGTAATTTCATTTGTGAACTTAAAGCTTTGTCAGGACTATCGATTACCTCAAGTGGTTCATATTCAACAAAAATGAGTGAAAGTGCCTTCATAGCAATTTCCT
This Metabacillus endolithicus DNA region includes the following protein-coding sequences:
- a CDS encoding AAA domain-containing protein, which encodes MKSTNYYIKTWQKAIRVEIMHLKKYGSTRYALKDGQLMSNDGSFTYYFETTLPIRVPIGSSIKVEFGKRTVNGKVLSSEGKSVILSLEESLGHEPSELFLLHDPWELLDQLHERFDEIKESKRKKARMKRLMNPSNAPKHPTEKIKSAVHELVLRSKYNPVTFVWGPPGTGKTYTLSRVAGNKYVKGDRVLVLSQSNQAVDVLMMEISHFIHKKGHFREGDLLRYGSQTSITSNDDLTTLELIHKRHPELAKQRNDLHEHRRGMKQTLSQSYSQRDSEQLLEIERKLATVLEKIRQKEIELVKDANIVGTTLSKAANDPSIYEKDYDLVIIDEASMAYIPQIAFAATLGRRVIICGDFKQLPPIASAKHALVDEWLRNDIFHKAGVVDWLNDPNSTLHPHLFLLKEQRRMHPDISSFTNKYIYHDLVGDHESVKSARHSIVEREPFSNRSSILLDSSFSGMYSMREKTSNSRYNLWHLLLSFQVIHESFLAGARSIGYVTPYRAQAALMDMLLNDVYSVERMESDIISATVHRFQGSERDVMVFDTVDSYPQERPGMLLIGKDSERLINVAMTRTRGKFVHLADQQFLQSKVFRGKTIRQLVDHQVSKNQKTGQQQIGTWVKNQHSNLTWIHAKKLELITKDVKKANSSIIVGLPTKELSEEWKNILNTRRTNVRLTTISPDNMNNMKGEQLKAKSVSFPFLIIDKKYLWLGMPYEMNNHIRPPYVGVRLHSESVIDYFLSQIIS
- a CDS encoding HAD family hydrolase; the encoded protein is MIKAIFFDLDDTLLWDQKSVKEAFVATCQLAEQKYGIHSEKLEEAVRNEARELYSSYETYDFTQMIGINPFEGLWGNFLDDEENFRKMKEIVPTYRKEAWTRGLKACGIDDPDYGATLAEEFPAQRRKKPFVYDESFQVLDKLKESYRLLLLTNGSPDLQNTKLEITPELVPYFEQIIISGAFGRGKPDPTIFEHALEKMNLSKDEAIMVGDNLMTDILGASRVGMKSVWINRHNKERNEVQPDFEITHLEELYPILDQLNK
- the uraD gene encoding 2-oxo-4-hydroxy-4-carboxy-5-ureidoimidazoline decarboxylase — its product is MTIHDANVLTLEEFVSTFRWIFEHSIAEQVSELRPFPSYQFLHHAMKKRVKKYTIEERVALLQTLPDFIETIRGQNPYNQVSKQSGFRSLTSREYKKFIAYHNKYIKKFGFPFIIAMRGHNKQSVYDALKKRLKNSENEEIEAAIEEMFRIYFYILREIISNEDRDEIKKQSV
- a CDS encoding (2Fe-2S)-binding protein, which produces MKKAKVENKIDLTFELNGQPYHLTVPPTYRLVDILRTDLQLTGTKISCEIGRCGACSVLLNGKVVNSCLVMAYQIQLSTIETIEHVSHQSLHPIQQAFLEEGGLQCGYCTPGMIIALKDLLEQNQQPTDEEVFEHLSGNLCRCTGYTGIIRAVQRYREVVNKKEEIQ
- the pucD gene encoding xanthine dehydrogenase subunit D; amino-acid sequence: MKELNKNEYKSKWRIRPDGHDKVTGSLKYLTDYCFPNMLVGKVLRSSFPHAKINSINTTEAEQLEGVEAIITYKDVPGMNRFGLIFPDQPVLCEDTVRYVGDAVAAVAAISEEIAMKALSLIFVEYEPLEVIDSPDKALSSQMKLHPAGNVLHRAGYKNSEYVLDELKKCPYIVEETYETPRQMHAYMETEGGVVVPENDGKLTVYAATQHGFKDRMQLARILSIPESNIRVISSPIGGSFGGKDELNIQPYAALLAIKTKKPVKLHNKRTESVRAGIKRHPMKMTMTTGANEEGKLVGHIVRIVADTGAYATLGPAVLDFAVEHSTGPYIIPYVDIEGVSVFTNNGVSGEYRGFGGNQVTFALESQMDRLAELLQINPLVFREQNLRKADDPGPLGQRIVKNDGARSVLTMIKKSPILTQPLKTEPLNVKGRGVAITMHGGGLGFGRPDPSGARLSLTKDGEIEIAFGFEEFGQGLLGSIEIMMMEALGCRKEDLKIVIGDTDLVPSSGSSTASRSTNMIWNGIQKLKEPFLNKILDEAASYTDTTRDLLYLGGKGIWRKGKIDQLIISYYDLANYLSDKLPIFHTQFHFPTTPDAVIGGHYLYSFAAVAAEVEIDQLTGRVKVTKMDHCVAAGPVVNPLGYLGQIEGGAVMGLGFTINEDSVMENGRYHTQNLDSYLIPTIKDIPKEMKVFVDESLMEGDVFGPRGVGEIGTVAIAPAVTAAIHDACGLWVKNLPVSSEEVLDALTINAFVEK